From Neodiprion pinetum isolate iyNeoPine1 chromosome 7, iyNeoPine1.2, whole genome shotgun sequence, a single genomic window includes:
- the sev gene encoding proto-oncogene tyrosine-protein kinase ROS isoform X3 translates to MVGLRICVLIRLWALIPGLVGLLPEDFDVGSPTSFEQDCIAWCRDLDVNQSRTDEVNSEVGCGANCRLDKCTIGCAAWELALETNCQAVCNVTQELLPPKQLYCVLGCQDAVNRYFQQLKEEIGTPPAPALVADSLTATSLRLEWKGIDLAKRGAKLSYVVQWMYEELAESWQYCRNESWEKDNQILVKNLQPYTKYRFRVAVILKSTQHSRESIASAPSVPILTKPEGFPLSPPVIVRAAAVDCCRVSVSWEPGPFPNGPLLSYVLRLQGGNYSTLKDISAVENVTDHYMFQNLTPHQNYSVSITMRNSEGEGPPAVIYISTTPEPAVTDMQLPILILGGEHQVKKQVADLLENPVLIYETANKICGVAIHVASGQVFVSDSGGYVYRTSVDEKTDPVVVLSPDQVNFKPLSLSVDWLNLHLYVLGEVKHATTVWQIARCNLDGRGLTVAVAAFLSKPSHIEVDPYNGYLFWVSKDGLSRLDLADISNGVKHETQPDLILEDSHLEAFMVDHRNFRLLIPHPMQNTVLSVTLDGREVSNLRANTQQPQFQNVVSLAMANGLFYWANGRDILTEDYHPGQNRYFHNSYPYKSCYSVNVLMDASQPAPVPVNPPTGVQAVLGAEMAKVSWRAPYLLGGQGKGAWQNWSYELEIKDEITGKAVHQKGIRLLSHTVHRLRERTKYSIKAAAYTSAGRGPWSTEFRGRTLRDPKGEPYASILWSATEGLLKSDVTGENVETLIHRASWKDSEMQYHIVDVAWYKDLLYLVGNNSVLYCYNTTSHENNRMHINSVGSVAVDWISKKLYWANPNQQIITRANLDGTHQEPMSILAIVKELMIDSLEAYLYWSTGYAVEVSRLNGQDRRFYYSDEIFIGKQVMGLTLDTENKFVYWIVRSYESGSILYKAPTSERIPLNDKIIPEQVSALQYPNIQGPLCYFSEHLLWLQDDRNAVIGDLSGQNTAIINGITLSGLQMVAIMDHALHKYPKNLSANSIVVLPSAVSIDSIRVEGKWNNFNVSWNPVKNVNYGTVFYEVKFADYINTNTNSEITKETTIPYHNSEIFSPYAILEVTIKAFTYWGMSHNTRKILRSPQAKPSQPTNARGFVEFDKKPLSDETNISAVFRWDPPDHPNGLIQVYAIDCWYMLEGMNIDICNCLNVNSTMLEYRLYQLLPNTTYYFRVQAYTEVGGGWFTDIVNISTDYENPVPKILVATPEAVRISDLDRQINDTITRHVAIEVAYSAVENKVYGINEMQEMMLADIDSPNVTKILKLNNTASSLCVNWVTRTLFWTEADYGESVSRNIMRLDLTAWEAGYTIAEKIITTRNATLNLDISPLTGTLYWIELVQADRGVTMQSNLNGENVQYFFNQIDDCSCHYAPIVRPVMAVDNTDASTPVIYWVSMEGHLNIADMDGCTCNMVLGPGFNRGLPPTSLTVDKINLYWSNADKDSVYYVEKANPDDTRIKRLYLQSPRSLKAIGKSLQPYPVAECLVPRQVSDNVEVLKKFSNSIKIKLPEPVPHFACEKYNLPATLYTIYITECSAVDSTKCSNNRENMKLKTFKKEIEVENLKPFSRYMFQLSLSNYYSGLESSSPEPHQGVVIITEAGVPTRPENVEVQALTPTLAAVSWLPPKILNGAAVRYEIHWRPVQLVNGMRHNGEQSIKHTEQSSDGKLSATLQSLLPGQDYLICVRAYSTSSAIYNESLPQFLKMYPEPNNLTLTGTSVNSMNISWVPNKNLTIDYSLQYSIVGSDKWQTVVNPILRNDKVEFHIRKLQPKTFYRFKLTLRYPIYKLNVTWPSDARFTFQTSGDVPSAPGTPTITKVRGPVYQVNWEPAHARGSSITLYRLEGTILEDSDTMDKRRNETSEWRLYYNGTDTYWIIPDEMVQKYQFRVQAKNAYGLGTWSKASAVVDLSEAGSGIFVPPQHLGLILGLSVPLILGVMLLCFGFFLCPVYRQRKEDKKAVIPPAAPDVELATLREIPRGNFMQSNTLYATATQDDPDDSSLPKIKREQITLAKFLGSGAFGEVFQGIAKDLDGPGITGVAIKTLRKGASAQEKTEFLREARLMSPFRHKHVLRLLGVCLDTDPPLLVLELMKAGDLLTYLRASRCLQPSDPCALRLQDLLAMCEDVARGCQYLEELHFVHRDLACRNCLVSARDRENRVVKIGDFGLARDIYKNDYYRKEGEGLLPVRWMAPESLVDGVFTSQSDVWAFGVLMWEITSLGQQPYPARTNLEVLYHVRAGGRLPKPLNCPTPLHQLMLRCWSTADARPSFKACLDHIITLRSRTEDAAISPAHAGHYLSKQGVSNMAYFADENQNHNHSGNSWKSTSSEGSRDMQPFLPDSCNTTALLASGEIPKYLELIADNDVPDIRDTPTGGYEVPRPVQCLDKNEVQKESKIPELSDSQNESSNLDREQLEDVVNQKRESTNNFDLTEPKRASISSTGEKFCILDSSRLANHVSKCIAATNSPNSIDDSRKSEKISTEIRGSLTSLSGRSSSSHGSSTSLTPSRPSSSLLNSQNTLPLKKNGATKQNILSSDTNGGRNIISKLSRTHSILQNGKANIPLAINSALLNSLRQTPGTGEDGNEIATYTNINSDAVRVNG, encoded by the exons TGTACGATAGGATGCGCGGCGTGGGAATTAGCGCTGGAAACTAACTGTCAGGCTGTTTGC AATGTAACGCAAGAACTACTACCACCTAAACAACTCTACTGCGTATTGGGATGTCAAGATGCCGTGAACAGATATTTTCAGCAGCTTAAAG AGGAAATAGGCACTCCACCTGCTCCGGCACTAGTCGCCGACAGTCTAACAGCCACCTCCCTGAGGCTGGAATGGAAGGGCATCGACTTGGCGAAACGAGGTGCCAAATTATCCTACGTGGTACAATGGATGTACGAGGAGCTCGCGGAATCTTGGCAATACTGCAGAAACGAATCGTGGGAAAAAGACAATCAGattttagtaaaaaatttacagcctTACACAAAGTACAGG tttcgcGTAGCCGTGATCCTGAAATCGACTCAGCACTCTAGGGAATCAATTGCTTCAGCTCCTAGTGTTCCAATCTTGACTAAACCCGAGGGTTTTCCATTGTCACCACCGGTAATTGTTAGGGCGGCAGCGGTAGATTGCTGCCGCGTGTCCGTGTCTTGGGAACCGGGACCGTTTCCAAACGGCCCACTTTTGTCCTATGTCCTGCGGCTGCAAGGGGGCAATTATTCCACGCTTAAG GATATTTCAGCTGTTGAAAATGTGACAGACCATTACATGTTTCAAAATCTGACGCCACATCAAAACTATTCTGTGAGCATAACGATGAGGAATAGCGAAGGGGAGGGACCTCCTGCCGTAATATACATTTCAACAACGCCCGAGCCAgctg TTACAGACATGCAACTACCGATACTGATTCTTGGAGGAGAGCACCAGGTGAAGAAGCAGGTCGCCGACTTGTTAGAAAATCCAGTCTTGATCTATGAAACGGCCAACAAAATTTGCGGTGTCGCGATACACGTTGCCTCTGGACAAGTATTCGTATCGGATTCAGGTGGCTACGTTTATCGAACATCGGTTGATGAAAAAACCGATCCTGTTGTCGTGCTGAGCCCGGACCAAGTGAACTTCAAGCCACTGAGTTTATCCGTTGATTGGCTGAACTTGCATCTGTACGTCTTGGGAGAAGTCAAACACGCAACGACCGTCTGGCAAATCGCTCGTTGCAACCTGGATGGACGGGGACTGACCGTTGCGGTCGCAGCTTTTTTGTCCAAGCCTTCGCACATCGAAGTTGATCCGTACAACGGGTACCTGTTTTGGGTCAGCAAAGATGGATTATCTCGTTTGGATTTAGCCGATATTAGCAACGGTGTGAAGCACGAG ACACAGCCAGACCTTATACTCGAAGATTCGCATCTGGAGGCATTTATGGTCGATCACAGAAATTTTCGTCTGCTGATACCACATCCTATGCAAAACACGGTGTTATCGGTTACTTTGGATGGTAGAGAAGTCTCGAATCTCCGAGCGAACACTCAGCAGCCGCAATTTCAGAACGTCGTTTCACTGGCTATGGCCAACGGTTTGTTTTATTGGGCAAACGGAAGGGATATACTAACGGAAGACTATCATCCAGGCCAGAACAGATACTTTCATAACTCGTATCCCTACAA GTCTTGCTACAGCGTAAATGTGCTGATGGACGCCAGTCAACCAGCTCCAGTTCCTGTCAATCCACCGACCGGTGTTCAGGCTGTTCTTGGAGCCGAAATGGCAAAGGTTTCTTGGAGAGCGCCGTATCTGCTCGGAGGACAGGGTAAAGGAGCTTGGCAAAACTGGTCCTACGAATTAGAAATCAAAGACGAAATAACCGGGAAAGCTGTTCATCAAAAAGGAATCCGTTTATTGTCTCACACTGTTCATCGATTGAGAGAGAGAACTAAGTATTCGATAAAGGCTGCGGCATATACGAGCGCCGGACGAGGTCCCTGGTCTACAGAATTTCGAGGACGAACATTGAG AGATCCAAAAGGCGAGCCCTACGCTTCTATATTGTGGTCCGCGACTGAAGGATTATTGAAGAGTGACGTGACCGGAGAAAACGTGGAGACTTTGATACACAGGGCAAGCTGGAAGGACTCTGAAATGCAGTATCACATTGTCGACGTTGCGTGGTACAAAGACCTGCTCTACTTGGTCGGTAATAACTCGGTTTTGTACTGCTATAACACGACTAGCCATGAGAATAACAGAATGCACATAAATTCCGTTGGAAGCGTCGCTGTCGATTGGATATCGAAAAAACTCTACTGGGCAAATCCAAATCAGCAAATA ATAACCAGAGCAAACTTGGATGGAACTCATCAAGAACCAATGTCAATACTGGCAATTGTCAAGGAATTGATGATAGACTCGTTGGAAGCCTATTTGTATTGGTCGACTGGATATGCGGTCGAAGTATCGAGACTTAATGGCCAAGACAGAAGATTCTATTATTccgatgaaatatttatcggtAAGCAAGTAATGGGTTTGACGTTGGACACGGAGAACAAGTTTGTGTATTGGATTGTCAGGAGTTACGAAAGCGGATCGATACTCTACAAAGCACCAACGTCCGAAAGAATACCattgaatgataaaattattccaGAGCAg GTTTCGGCGTTACAATATCCTAACATACAAGGGCCACTTTGTTACTTTTCGGAGCACTTGCTGTGGCTCCAAGATGATAGAAATGCAGTTATCGGAGATTTGTCTGGTCAAAACACAGCCATTATCAACGGAATAACCTTGTCCGGTCTTCAGATGGTTGCCATAATGGATCACGCTCTTCACAAGTATCCGAAGAATTTATCTGCGAATAGCATTGTTGTATTACCGTCTGCGGTAAGCATAGACAGCATAAGAGTGGAAGGTAAATGGAACAATTTCAACGTCTCGTGGAACCCTGTGAAGAATGTAAACTACGGAACGGTCTTTTACGAGGTGAAATTCGCGGATTATATAAACACGAATACGAATTCAGAAATCACTAAGGAAACAACGATACCTTACCACAAttccgaaatattttcaccatacGCCATATTGGAAGTAACCATAAAAGCGTTCACTTATTGGGGAATGTCACATAACACACGAAAAATTCTGAGATCTCCTCAAGCGAAACCTAGTCAACCAACAAACGCAAGAGGATTCGTTGAATTTGATAAGAAACCACTTAGCGACGAGACTAATATTTCCGCGGTGTTCAG ATGGGATCCACCCGATCATCCCAACGGCTTGATCCAAGTTTACGCAATAGACTGTTGGTACATGCTGGAAGGTATGAATATAGACATTTGCAACTGTCTCAATGTAAATTCGACAATGTTGGAATACCGATTGTATCAGTTGCTGCCGAACACAACTTATTACTTCCGAGTGCAGGCATACACAGAAGTCGGTGGCGGATGGTTCACCGACATCGTCAATATATCAACTGATTACGAAAATCCTGTACCAAAAATATTGGTGGCTACACCAGAGGCTGTGAGAATTTCAGATTTGGACAGACAAATCAACGACACGATAACCAGACATGTCGCTATTGAAGTGGCCTACTCTGCGGTGGAGAATAAAGTATATGGAATAAACGAAATGCAGGAGATGATGCTCGCGGATATCGATAGTCCGAACGTAACAAAAATTCTTAAATTGAACAATACCGCGTCAAGTTTATGCGTCAATTGGGTTACCAGGACCTTATTTTGGACGGAAGCAGATTACGGAGAATCTGTTAGTAGAAATATTATGCGACTGGATTTAACAGCGTGGGAAGCAGGCTATACAATCGCCGAGAAAATAATAACCACTAGGAACGCAACGTTGAATTTGGATATATCACCTCTGACAGG AACATTGTATTGGATCGAGTTAGTTCAAGCCGATCGTGGAGTGACGATGCAATCAAATTTGAACGGAGAAAATGTTCAGTATTTCTTCAACCAAATTGACGACTGCTCGTGTCATTATGCGCCGATTGTGAGACCGGTCATGGCGGTCGACAATACGGACGCCTCTACTCCTGTAATTTATTGGGTCTCAATGGAAGGCCACTTGAACATCGCAGACATGGATGGATGTACTTGCAATATGGTGCTCGGTCCAG GTTTTAACAGAGGTTTACCACCGACGTCATTGACAGTGGACAAGATCAATCTTTACTGGTCAAACGCGGATAAGGACAGTGTTTATTACGTAGAAAAGGCCAATCCGGATGACACCAGAATCAAAAGACTTTACTTGCAGAGCCCGCGTAGTCTTAAAGCCATTGGAAAATCTTTGCAGCCTTATCCAGTTGCCGAATGCTTGGTTCCGAGACAAGTATCTGATAATGTTGAAGTtctgaagaaattttcaaactccaTCAAGATCAAGTTACCTGAACCTGTGCCCCACTTCGCATGTGAGAAATATAATCTTCCGGCAACACTGTATACCATTTACATTACCGAATGCTCCGCGGTAGATTCTACTAAGTGTAGCAACAACAGAGAAAATATGAAACTGAAGACTTTCAAGAAGGAAATCGAAGTTGAAAATCTTAAACCGTTTAGTAGATACATGTTTCAGCTGAGTTTGAGCAACTACTACAGTGGCTTGGAGTCTTCCAGTCCTGAACCACACCAGggagtagtaataataacggAGGCAGGAGTGCCAACGAGGCCGGAAAATGTCGAAGTTCAAGCACTAACGCCTACTTTAGCGGCGGTTAGTTGGCTCCCACCAAAAATATTGAACGGAGCAGCTGTTCGCTATGAAATTCATTGGAGACCAGTGCAGCTTGTTAACGGAATGAGACACAACGGCGAACAGTCGATTAAACACACCGAGCAATCTTCGGATGGAAAACTATCTGCGACGCTGCAGTCATTATTGCCGGGACAAGATTACCTGATATGTGTTCGCGCTTACTCGACTTCCAGTGCTATTTACAACGAAAGCCTTCCTCAATTCCTGAAAATGTATCCAGAACCAAACAACTTGACGCTGACTGGTACCAGTGTCAACTCGATGAACATATCATGGGTGCCGAATAAAAATCTGACTATTGACTACAGTCTGCAGTACTCGATAGTGGGATCGGACAAATGGCAAACAGTTGTTAATCCGATACTTCGAAATGATAAGGTGGAATTCCACATTCGTAAACTGCAACCGAAAACTTTCTACAGATTTAAATTGACGCTAAGGTATCCGATTTATAAGCTTAACGTCACCTGGCCGTCAGACGCGAGATTTACTTTCCAAACATCAG GCGATGTTCCAAGCGCTCCTGGAACTCCCACAATAACAAAGGTGCGTGGTCCGGTCTATCAAGTTAATTGGGAGCCTGCACACGCTCGTGGATCTTCGATCACGTTGTATCGTCTTGAAGGAACCATCTTAGAAGATTCCGATACTATGGATAAACGTCGCAACGAAACTAGCGAATGGCGCCTCTACTATAACGGGACAGACACTTACTGGATAATCCCAGACGAAATGGTGCAAAAGTAccaatttcgagttcaagCAAAGAACGCGTATGGCCTTGGAACTTGGAGTAAAGCCAGCGCAGTGGTTGACTTAAGTGAGGCTGGGAGTGGGATATTTGTCCCTCCACAACACCTGGGATTGATACTAGGACTCAGTGTTCCTCTGATCCTCGGAGTGATGCTATTATGTTTTGGCTTTTTCCTTTGTC CAGTCTACCGGCAACGTAAAGAGGATAAAAAGGCAGTAATTCCACCAGCTGCGCCCGACGTTGAATTAGCAACGTTACGTGAAATTCCGCGCGGAAATTTTATGCAGTCAAACACGTTGTACGCAACTGCGACGCAAGACGACCCGGACGACTCTTCGCTGCCAAAGATAAAAAGGGAGCAAATAACGCTGGCCAAATTCCTGGGTAGCGGTGCATTCGGAGAG GTTTTTCAAGGCATTGCGAAGGACCTGGACGGTCCTGGAATAACTGGAGTGGCTATAAAGACTCTTAGAAAAGGGGCGTCTGCGCAAGAGAAGACTGAATTTTTACGCGAGGCTCGACTTATGAGTCCCTTCAGGCACAAGCACGTTCTTCGACTGCTTGGAGTTTGCCTAGACACAGATCCGCCGCTGCTGGTGTTGGAGCTAATGAAGGCTGGGGATCTGTTGACGTATTTGAGAGCCAGCCGCTGTCTACAGCCATCGGATCCCTGTGCTCTTCGACTTCAAGATCTTCTTGCTATGTGCGAAGATGTGGCGAGAGGCTGCCAATACCTGGAGGAACTTCATTTTGTTCACAGAGACCTAGCTTGCAGGAACTGCCTGGTATCCGCCAGGGACAGAGAGAACCGTGTGGTAAAAATTGGAGACTTCGGACTCGCAAGAGACATCTATAAAAACGATTACTACCGCAAG GAGGGCGAAGGCCTACTGCCGGTACGATGGATGGCACCGGAGTCTCTAGTGGATGGGGTATTTACCTCTCAAAGTGACGTGTGGGCGTTCGGTGTTTTGATGTGGGAAATCACTTCCCTGGGCCAGCAGCCATACCCGGCAAGAACAAATCTGGAAGTGCTATACCACGTTAGAGCTGGCGGAAGACTGCCAAAGCCGCTAAATTGTCCAACGCCGTTACATCAGTTGATGCTGCGCTGCTGGAGCACGGCGGATGCTAGACCCAGTTTTAAGGCTTGTTTGGATCATATAATAACGCTCAGAAGCAGAACAGAAGATGCCGCGATCAGCCCTGCACATGCTGGCCATTACTTATCTAAACAAG GCGTGTCTAACATGGCTTACTTTGCTGATGAGAATCAAAATCATAACCACTCAG gCAACTCCTGGAAATCTACAAGCTCcgaaggcagtagggacatGCAGCCATTTTTACCCGATTCTTGCAACACGACGGCACTATTAGCGTCCGGAGAAATTCCGAAATATTTAGAATTAATAGCAGATAACGATGTACCTGATATTAGAGATACTCCGACTGGTGGCTATGAAGTACCGAGACCCGTACAGTGCCTGGATAAAAATGAAGTTCAAAAGGAAAGCAAAATACCAGAACTATCAGATTCGCAAAATGAAAGCTCAAACTTGGATCGTGAACAATTGGAAGATGTTGTAAATCAAAAAAGAGAATCGACGAATAACTTTGACTTGACGGAACCAAAAAGAGCCTCCATTTCCAGCACAGGAGAAAAATTCTGCATTTTGGATAGCTCAAGGTTGGCTAATCATGTTTCAAAATGTATAGCCGCGACGAACTCTCCGAATTCCATTGACGACAGTCGCAAGAGCGAAAAAATCTCAACAGAAATCAGAGGATCGCTGACTAGTTTGAGCGGTAGAAGCAGCAGCTCCCACGGCTCGTCGACAAGCTTGACTCCTTCTAGGCCAAGCTCGTCGTTATTAAATTCTCAGAATACTTTGCCATTGAAGAAGAATGGGGCAACTAAGCAAAACATTCTATCGAGCGATACGAATGGTGGAAGAAATATAATTTCGAAATTAAGCAGGACACATTCAATTCTGCAAAACGGGAAAGCGAATATACCTTTAGCAATAAATAGTGCCTTACTGAATTCTCTCAGGCAAACACCAGGTACAGGTGAAGATGGAAATGAGATCGCTACCTATACAAATATAAACTCTGACGCGGTCAGAGTAAATGGGTAA